A part of Tardiphaga sp. vice304 genomic DNA contains:
- a CDS encoding type II toxin-antitoxin system VapC family toxin, whose protein sequence is MTVRMLDTNIASHVIRGDRREIIERLIALPMEDIVLSSVTEAELLYGLAKRGYPEALSERVRQFLLRVDVLPWDHDVAKTYGDLRAACEAKGVTLAPLDMMIAAHAAAVDATLVTRDKAFARIPQSLRIEDWTT, encoded by the coding sequence ATGACGGTCCGGATGCTCGACACCAATATCGCCAGCCATGTCATCAGGGGCGATCGGCGTGAGATCATCGAGCGGCTAATTGCACTTCCCATGGAAGACATTGTGCTCTCCTCCGTCACCGAAGCAGAACTTCTTTACGGTCTGGCGAAGCGCGGCTACCCCGAGGCGCTGTCCGAGCGGGTCCGGCAGTTCCTGCTTCGCGTCGATGTGCTGCCATGGGATCACGATGTCGCCAAAACCTACGGCGACTTGCGGGCGGCATGCGAAGCGAAAGGCGTGACGCTTGCGCCCCTCGACATGATGATCGCCGCCCATGCCGCAGCCGTCGACGCGACCCTCGTGACGCGCGACAAAGCTTTTGCCCGTATTCCTCAATCGTTGAGGATCGAGGACTGGACGACGTAG
- a CDS encoding antitoxin: MTSRTAKIFTTGRSQAVRLPAEFRFEGSEVFVRRDPKTGDVILSRKPDSWDGLLELHGQDQMPDDFMGTADRSGPTQQRDPFAGWKE, encoded by the coding sequence ATGACATCGCGAACCGCCAAAATTTTCACGACCGGCCGTAGCCAGGCCGTCAGGCTGCCGGCGGAGTTTCGCTTCGAAGGCAGCGAGGTTTTCGTGCGCCGTGACCCCAAGACCGGCGACGTCATCCTCTCCCGCAAGCCGGATTCCTGGGACGGCCTTCTCGAGCTACACGGCCAGGATCAGATGCCGGACGATTTCATGGGAACGGCCGACCGCAGCGGACCGACGCAGCAACGCGATCCGTTCGCTGGCTGGAAAGAATGA
- a CDS encoding DUF2865 domain-containing protein, translating to MSDTLTASLRKFLACTVLLGAVSLANEAAAQGAPPQQSANPMCVRLEGQLATIDRGGGGDPARAEQLRRYEDAASKQQNELDRVTAQARRMGCDSSGFFSMFNGQSAQCGPVNNQIQQMRGNLDQITSNLERLRVGTPGSSDRDSQRRSVLLALAQNNCGPQYAAAARNPAPGSGAGNFLNNLFGNNEPSPDAPPLDAAVATAPSGTYRTVCVRTCDGAYFPISFATVQSRFADDEKTCKSLCPAADASLFSYRNPGEDMNAAVSISRQPYTSSPNAFKYRTEFNPSCSCKAQGQTWSDALKNIDDKAAAENGDIIVTEERAKRMSLPPAKGTPVSAKKGAAPPPAETPAAAPAAPADPNKPIRSVGPTFLPKAQ from the coding sequence TTGACTGCCTCGCTCCGCAAGTTTCTGGCCTGCACCGTCCTGCTCGGCGCTGTGTCGCTGGCCAATGAGGCCGCAGCGCAAGGCGCGCCCCCGCAACAAAGCGCCAATCCGATGTGCGTGCGGCTGGAGGGCCAGCTCGCGACCATTGACCGCGGCGGCGGTGGCGACCCCGCGCGCGCCGAGCAATTGCGACGCTATGAGGACGCAGCCTCCAAGCAGCAGAACGAGCTCGACCGCGTCACCGCGCAGGCCCGGCGGATGGGCTGCGATTCCTCCGGCTTCTTCTCGATGTTCAACGGCCAGTCGGCACAGTGCGGCCCGGTCAACAACCAGATCCAGCAGATGCGCGGTAATCTCGACCAGATCACCAGCAATCTGGAGCGGCTGCGCGTCGGCACCCCCGGCAGTTCGGACCGCGACAGCCAGCGCCGCTCGGTGCTGCTGGCGCTGGCGCAGAACAATTGCGGACCGCAATATGCTGCTGCCGCGCGCAATCCTGCACCCGGCTCCGGCGCCGGCAATTTCCTCAACAATTTGTTCGGCAACAACGAGCCCAGCCCCGATGCCCCGCCGCTCGACGCCGCGGTGGCGACCGCGCCGTCCGGCACCTATCGCACCGTCTGCGTGCGGACCTGCGACGGCGCTTATTTCCCGATCTCGTTCGCCACGGTGCAAAGCCGGTTCGCCGACGACGAGAAAACCTGCAAGAGCCTGTGCCCTGCGGCCGATGCCAGCCTGTTCAGCTACCGCAATCCGGGCGAGGACATGAACGCAGCGGTGTCGATCTCCCGCCAGCCCTATACGTCGTCGCCGAATGCGTTCAAGTACCGTACCGAATTCAACCCGTCATGCTCCTGCAAGGCGCAGGGCCAGACCTGGTCGGACGCGCTGAAGAACATAGACGACAAGGCGGCGGCCGAAAACGGCGACATCATCGTCACCGAAGAACGCGCCAAGCGGATGTCACTGCCACCCGCCAAGGGCACGCCGGTCTCCGCCAAAAAGGGCGCCGCGCCTCCGCCCGCCGAGACCCCTGCCGCAGCCCCCGCTGCGCCGGCCGATCCCAACAAGCCGATCCGCTCGGTGGGACCGACGTTCCTGCCGAAGGCGCAGTAA